The Collimonas fungivorans Ter331 genome has a segment encoding these proteins:
- a CDS encoding GNAT family N-acetyltransferase has product MPLCIHRHAVPQEVILASTQYTSIQIKPLSEQDFAAWQGQWQGYQDFYEVDIPQATRLVTWQRLLDPKEPTFGALAMADGKAVGLVHWIFHRSCWTVEDSCYLQDLYVSPQQRGAGVGRLLIEHVYAQAKAAGGTRVHWLTHETNSTAMQLYDRIAQRSGFVQYRKQIT; this is encoded by the coding sequence ATGCCGCTTTGCATCCATCGCCACGCCGTTCCACAGGAGGTTATCTTGGCATCTACACAATACACATCAATTCAGATCAAGCCGCTCAGCGAGCAGGATTTCGCCGCCTGGCAGGGGCAATGGCAGGGTTACCAGGATTTTTATGAAGTCGATATCCCGCAAGCTACGCGCCTGGTGACCTGGCAGCGCCTGCTCGATCCCAAGGAGCCAACATTCGGCGCGCTGGCGATGGCGGATGGCAAGGCAGTCGGCCTGGTCCACTGGATTTTTCACCGCTCCTGCTGGACAGTGGAAGATTCCTGCTACCTGCAAGACCTGTACGTTTCACCGCAACAGCGCGGCGCCGGCGTCGGCCGCCTGCTGATCGAGCATGTGTATGCGCAAGCCAAGGCGGCTGGCGGCACCCGCGTGCACTGGCTGACGCACGAAACCAACAGCACCGCCATGCAGCTGTACGACCGCATCGCGCAACGTTCCGGTTTCGTACAGTATCGAAAGCAAATCACTTGA